One window of Etheostoma spectabile isolate EspeVRDwgs_2016 chromosome 6, UIUC_Espe_1.0, whole genome shotgun sequence genomic DNA carries:
- the LOC116691601 gene encoding cytochrome b5 reductase 4 isoform X1, which translates to MSEENQRDSEEDDEDDDDDDDDDDDNSESGSSRGRNGLSFTNVFNSLISGFLRNWGCLRSVPNMLNVPSQSFPAPGSQQRVAPSGQSGRNKVALKPGHSLMDWIRFSKSGKDLTGLRGRLIEVTQEELQKHNTRDDCWTCIRGMVYNVTPYMDYHPGGEAELMKAAGIDGTELFDQVHRWVNYESMLKECLVGRMATKVPTVNKAIAPPTPPTGLAPPLSVAPPQDKDSRPRYDWFQTDVTVHLVLYAKRKIPSSGCTTVDLEAGVLRLEVLLGQMSYMIHLRLADEVEGTFSVHTAFSVGKIQISIRKQAKGKWTKLGQPLEFHNTFLRKKDRALYYRDCVLVSKTQVNHNTYVFRLQFPRGTVMHVPVGKHVYLKALTQDTEVVRPYTPVDQNLGAASVCSSQESDLYLMIKVYPDGVFTPHLNSLCIGDCISVSGPEGTFSLRPLRDVTYLYLIAAGTGFTPMARLIQLALQDIDIIRKTKLLFFNRREEDILWRCELDELAANTDRFQVEYVVSDPCESWTGRTGRVDESMLKDFLNRPDGSKCYVCVCGPDAFTELTIGLLKQQGFSEEELHAFQG; encoded by the exons ATGTCAGAAGAAAACCAGAGAGATTCAGAAgaggatgatgaagatgatgatgatgatgatgatgatgatgatgataacagCGAGAGTGGATCAAGCAGAGGCCGAAATGGTTTATCTTTCACCAATGTATTCAACAGTTTGATTTCAG GTTTTCTGCGAAACTGGGGCTGCCTCCGAAGCGTTCCCAACATGTTGAACGTCCCCAGCCAGTCGTTCCCTGCGCCGGGTTCCCAGCAGCGGGTCGCTCCGTCCGGCCAGTCCGGCAGGAACAAG GTGGCCTTGAAGCCTGGCCACAGTCTAATGGACTGGATTCGGTTTTCCAAGAGTGGAAAAGATCTGACAGGGCTCAGAGGGCGCCTGATTGAAGTTACCCAGGAAGAGctgcagaaacacaacacaagggatGACTGCTGGACCTGCATACGAG GTATGGTTTACAACGTGACCCCCTACATGGACTACCACCCTGGTGGGGAAGCGGAGCTGATGAAGGCCGCTGGGATAGATGGCACTGAGCTGTTTGACCAG GTCCATCGTTGGGTGAACTATGAGTCCATGTTAAAAGAGTGCCTGGTGGGCAGGATGGCCACCAAGGTCCCCACAGTCAAtaaag CTATCGCCCCTCCTACGCCACCGACTGGCCTCGCCCCACCTTTGTCAGTGGCTCCTCCCCAAGACAAAGACTCCCGGCCTCG GTATGACTGGTTCCAGACTGATGTGACTGTTCACCTGGTCCTTTATGCTAAACGGAAG atcCCCAGCTCGGGCTGCACCACGGTGGATCTTGAGGCCGGGGTTCTACGGCTGGAAGTGCTGCTGGGGCAAATGTCCTACATGATACATTTAC GTCTTGCTGATGAAGTTGAGGGAACTTTTTCTG TCCACACGGCCTTTTCAGTGGGAAAGATCCAGATCAGCATACGCAAACAGGCTAAAGGAAAATGGACAAAACTTGGTCAACCCCTGGAATTTCACAATACATTTCTACGCAAAAAAGACAGAG CTCTCTATTATCGGgattgtgtgttggtgtctAAGACTCAGGTGAACCATAACACCTACGTGTTCAGATTGCAATTTCCACGTGGGACTGTCATGCATGTACCTGTTGGAAAACACGTCTACCTCAAAGCCCTCACTCAAG ACACAGAGGTAGTGAGGCCGTACACCCCAGTAGATCAGAACCTGGGAGCAGCCTCCGTCTGCTCCTCGCAGGAATCTGACCTCTACCTCATGATCAAAGTTTACCCTGATGGAGTGTTCACCCCACATCTCAACAGCCTGTGCATCG GTGACTGTATATCCGTTAGTGGTCCAGAGGGTACCTTCAGTCTCCGCCCCCTTCGTGATGTCACATACCTCTACTTAATAGCAGCAGGCACAGGGTTCACCCCCATGGCTCGCCTCATCCAACTGGCCCTACAGGACATTGACATCATCAG AAAAACCAAGCTGCTCTTTTTCAACCGACGAGAGGAGGACATCCTGTGGCGCTGTGAACTGGATGAACTGGCTGCTAATACTGACAG gtttCAGGTGGAGTACGTCGTCTCCGATCCCTGTGAAAGCTGGACTGGCAGGACGGGTCGGGTGGATGAGTCCATGCTCAAGGATTTCCTCAACAGGCCCGACGGGTCCAaatgctatgtgtgtgtgtgcggcccCGATGCCTTTACAGAGTTAACGATAGG gctgttaaagcagcAGGGCTTCAGTGAAGAGGAGCTCCACGCCTTCCAGGGCTGA
- the LOC116691601 gene encoding cytochrome b5 reductase 4 isoform X2, which translates to MDWIRFSKSGKDLTGLRGRLIEVTQEELQKHNTRDDCWTCIRGMVYNVTPYMDYHPGGEAELMKAAGIDGTELFDQVHRWVNYESMLKECLVGRMATKVPTVNKAIAPPTPPTGLAPPLSVAPPQDKDSRPRYDWFQTDVTVHLVLYAKRKIPSSGCTTVDLEAGVLRLEVLLGQMSYMIHLRLADEVEGTFSVHTAFSVGKIQISIRKQAKGKWTKLGQPLEFHNTFLRKKDRALYYRDCVLVSKTQVNHNTYVFRLQFPRGTVMHVPVGKHVYLKALTQDTEVVRPYTPVDQNLGAASVCSSQESDLYLMIKVYPDGVFTPHLNSLCIGDCISVSGPEGTFSLRPLRDVTYLYLIAAGTGFTPMARLIQLALQDIDIIRKTKLLFFNRREEDILWRCELDELAANTDRFQVEYVVSDPCESWTGRTGRVDESMLKDFLNRPDGSKCYVCVCGPDAFTELTIGLLKQQGFSEEELHAFQG; encoded by the exons ATGGACTGGATTCGGTTTTCCAAGAGTGGAAAAGATCTGACAGGGCTCAGAGGGCGCCTGATTGAAGTTACCCAGGAAGAGctgcagaaacacaacacaagggatGACTGCTGGACCTGCATACGAG GTATGGTTTACAACGTGACCCCCTACATGGACTACCACCCTGGTGGGGAAGCGGAGCTGATGAAGGCCGCTGGGATAGATGGCACTGAGCTGTTTGACCAG GTCCATCGTTGGGTGAACTATGAGTCCATGTTAAAAGAGTGCCTGGTGGGCAGGATGGCCACCAAGGTCCCCACAGTCAAtaaag CTATCGCCCCTCCTACGCCACCGACTGGCCTCGCCCCACCTTTGTCAGTGGCTCCTCCCCAAGACAAAGACTCCCGGCCTCG GTATGACTGGTTCCAGACTGATGTGACTGTTCACCTGGTCCTTTATGCTAAACGGAAG atcCCCAGCTCGGGCTGCACCACGGTGGATCTTGAGGCCGGGGTTCTACGGCTGGAAGTGCTGCTGGGGCAAATGTCCTACATGATACATTTAC GTCTTGCTGATGAAGTTGAGGGAACTTTTTCTG TCCACACGGCCTTTTCAGTGGGAAAGATCCAGATCAGCATACGCAAACAGGCTAAAGGAAAATGGACAAAACTTGGTCAACCCCTGGAATTTCACAATACATTTCTACGCAAAAAAGACAGAG CTCTCTATTATCGGgattgtgtgttggtgtctAAGACTCAGGTGAACCATAACACCTACGTGTTCAGATTGCAATTTCCACGTGGGACTGTCATGCATGTACCTGTTGGAAAACACGTCTACCTCAAAGCCCTCACTCAAG ACACAGAGGTAGTGAGGCCGTACACCCCAGTAGATCAGAACCTGGGAGCAGCCTCCGTCTGCTCCTCGCAGGAATCTGACCTCTACCTCATGATCAAAGTTTACCCTGATGGAGTGTTCACCCCACATCTCAACAGCCTGTGCATCG GTGACTGTATATCCGTTAGTGGTCCAGAGGGTACCTTCAGTCTCCGCCCCCTTCGTGATGTCACATACCTCTACTTAATAGCAGCAGGCACAGGGTTCACCCCCATGGCTCGCCTCATCCAACTGGCCCTACAGGACATTGACATCATCAG AAAAACCAAGCTGCTCTTTTTCAACCGACGAGAGGAGGACATCCTGTGGCGCTGTGAACTGGATGAACTGGCTGCTAATACTGACAG gtttCAGGTGGAGTACGTCGTCTCCGATCCCTGTGAAAGCTGGACTGGCAGGACGGGTCGGGTGGATGAGTCCATGCTCAAGGATTTCCTCAACAGGCCCGACGGGTCCAaatgctatgtgtgtgtgtgcggcccCGATGCCTTTACAGAGTTAACGATAGG gctgttaaagcagcAGGGCTTCAGTGAAGAGGAGCTCCACGCCTTCCAGGGCTGA